From Ptychodera flava strain L36383 chromosome 2, AS_Pfla_20210202, whole genome shotgun sequence, the proteins below share one genomic window:
- the LOC139150917 gene encoding uncharacterized protein: MSLYDIGDEAGLEDFGRCHVPALKAYLQQRNISVTGRKKSELQALAFAANTLKIPVNASVLEEEISRQLRYLRLLPTDDGDFPDPIKLDQGWETEDTGMSKWPPTFLADISDYLRKHETDIESAGLRKRLLRDYKEGKAFSYFSSQFLFEVNYHHVGTDKKYCILKSKCIPSQKISAMPHDVWVVIHKKNGEIHSAYCSCLAG; the protein is encoded by the coding sequence ATGTCTCTTTATGACATTGGTGATGAAGCTGGACTTGAAGATTTTGGCCGGTGTCATGTGCCAGCTCTAAAAGCATATTTACAGCAAAGAAATATATCAGTAACaggaagaaagaaaagtgaactCCAAGCTCTTGCTTTCGCAGCTAACACTTTGAAGATCCCTGTCAATGCGTCAGTCCTAGAAGAAGAAATTTCTCGCCAACTTCGATATTTAAGACTTCTTCCTACTGATGATGGCGATTTTCCTGATCCTATTAAACTTGATCAAGGATGGGAGACAGAGGACACAGGAATGAGTAAATGGCCACCAACATTCTTAGCAGATATAAGTGACTATCTACGCAAACATGAAACAGATATTGAATCTGCTGGATTGCGGAAACGTTTGCTCCGAGACTACAAAGAAGGCAAAGCTTTCAGCTACTTTTCTTCACAGTTCCTGTTTGAAGTAAACTATCACCATGTAGGAACTGATAAGAAGTATTGTATACTTAAATCCAAATGCATACCATCACAGAAGATCAGCGCTATGCCGCATGATGTATGGGTTGTCATACATAAGAAAAATGGAGAGATTCATAGTGCATATTGTTCCTGTCTTGCAGGGTGA